A single window of Gossypium hirsutum isolate 1008001.06 chromosome A10, Gossypium_hirsutum_v2.1, whole genome shotgun sequence DNA harbors:
- the LOC107897832 gene encoding uncharacterized protein has product MKGSNKATVLTLAEKCKNILVSNWQGYLNTIKTDAQGSKENIYTSKVKYIIRKGNPLIWVPEHELHNVNTIIDERGSFSVASPYPGPLGKLLKSMNKFPVRVALTGDVVPVKDKKAESAANYLKEMMLSEEKALKEFNYTVSGVLSSSNHFSTTRSENLKELIDGGENYVIYKFNLSSCMFVDGNGGTHEVDFEDMEKCKAGLLAPYSAKLIDGINQSEARRRGLILFCFIYLNVNARDAYMLSLDRKGFDVLGKVRNKVTGDEIDEYQWKQFRITFKEEAWDIESFCQQLVEMEEDAIKKVSSYSGLG; this is encoded by the exons ATGAAAGGCAGCAACAAAGCTACTGTTTTAACTCTTGCTGAGAAATGCAAG AATATATTGGTTTCAAATTGGCAAGGTTATCTTAATACCATCAAAACTGATGCCCAAGGAAG CAAAGAGAATATATACACGTCGAAGGTTAAGTACATTATAAGGAAGGGGAATCCTCTTATCTGGGTACCAGAACATGAATTACACAATGTG AACACTATAATTGATGAACGTGGTTCATTTTCTGTAGCCAGCCCCTACCCGGGGCCTCTTGGAAAATTGCTCAAATCAATGAACAAG TTTCCAGTTCGGGTCGCTCTAACCGGGGATGTTGTGCCTGTCAAAGATAAAAAG GCTGAATCAGCCGCAAACTACCTTAAAGAAATGATGCTCTCCGAGGAGAAAGCATTAAAAGAATTTAATTATACGGTTTCGGGTGTATTAAGTTCTTCTAATCACTTTTCGACAACTCGAAGCGAAAACCTCAAGGAGCTGATCGATGGGGGTGAAAATTATGTGATTTATAAGTTCAATCTAAG CTCTTGCATGTTTGTTGATGGTAATGGAGGAACTCATGAAGTAGACTTTGAAGATATGGAAAAATGTAAAGCAGGTTTGCTAG CTCCTTATTCAGCTAAGCTAATCGATGGTATTAATCAAAGTGAAGCACGGCGCAGAGGACTGATCCTTTTCTGTTTCATATACTTGAACGTAAATGCAAGA GATGCGTACATGCTGTCTCTTGATCGTAAGGGGTTCGACGTCCTAGGAAAGGTTCGTAATAAAGTTACCGGGGATGAAATTGACGAATACCAATGGAAGCAATTCAGGATCACATTCAAAGAAGAGGCTTGGGACATCGAATCCTTTTGTCAGCAACTTGTGGAAATGGAAGAAGATGCCATCAAAAAGGTTTCTAGCTACAGTGGTCTGGGATAA
- the LOC107897833 gene encoding dof zinc finger protein DOF3.6 yields MVFSSVPYLDPPNWQQAPSHHHQQAGVITSESHHHNSQLPPPPPPPPVPGVGGGGIRPGSMTERARLAKIPQPESALKCPRCESTNTKFCYFNNYSLSQPRHFCKTCRRYWTRGGALRNVPVGGGCRRNKRSKGNNRSKSPSVVAERQHGSSSSSSTLVSNSCTDILTHMNPPAPPQLPLLPPLHHLGNYNSGDIGLNFAGIPPQVAVTGCGTSASDMDFQGSTGLVEQWRSLQQVQQFPFLTSLEQSQTGLYPFESDGVEPPPSYAGHHQFRSKPLESAITQLANVKMEDSQQGLNLSRNFLGISGNDHQYWGTATAGNSWTDLSGFIKEKSSHR; encoded by the exons ATGGTTTTCTCTTCTGTTCCATATCTAGATCCCCCAAATTGGCAACAG GCACCAAGTCATCATCATCAGCAAGCTGGGGTTATCACTAGTGAGAGTCATCATCATAATTCTCAGCTTCCACCACCACCGCCGCCGCCGCCAGTACCGGGTGTTGGCGGTGGTGGTATTAGGCCTGGTTCGATGACGGAACGAGCTAGGCTAGCTAAAATACCACAACCTGAATCAGCTCTAAAGTGTCCTCGTTGTGAATCAACCAACACTAAGTTTTGTTATTTCAACAATTACAGCCTTTCTCAGCCTCGTCACTTTTGTAAGACTTGTAGACGGTACTGGACACGCGGCGGAGCTTTAAGGAACGTACCGGTCGGCGGTGGTTGCCGGAGAAACAAAAGAAGCAAAGGAAATAATAGATCAAAGTCTCCATCAGTTGTTGCCGAACGGCAACATGGTTCAAGTTCATCTTCAAGTACGCTTGTTTCTAATAGTTGCACTGATATATTAACCCACATGAACCCACCAGCACCACCTCAATTACCTCTATTGCCACCCTTACACCATCTCGGCAACTACAACTCCGGCGATATCGGGCTGAATTTCGCAGGAATTCCACCACAAGTGGCGGTGACAGGCTGTGGAACTAGTGCTAGTGACATGGATTTTCAAGGCTCAACTGGATTAGTGGAACAGTGGAGATCACTTCAACAAGTTCAACAATTTCCATTTTTGACTAGCTTGGAACAATCCCAAACTGGGTTATATCCATTTGAAAGTGATGGTGTGGAGCCACCACCGAGTTATGCCGGTCATCATCAATTTCGGTCTAAGCCATTAGAGAGTGCTATTACACAGCTTGCGAATGTTAAAATGGAAGACTCTCAACAAGGATTGAATTTATCAAGGAATTTTTTGGGAATTTCGGGCAATGATCATCAATACTGGGGCACTGCCACTGCTGGCAACTCATGGACTGACCTTTCTG GTTTCATCAAGGAGAAATCAAGTCATAGATAA